In Prevotella sp. oral taxon 475, one DNA window encodes the following:
- the fabD gene encoding ACP S-malonyltransferase, whose translation MKAYVFPGQGAQFVGMGKDLYENYPLAKELFDKANDILGYSITNIMFDGTDEQLRETKITQPAVFLHSVISALCLGQAFKPDMVAGHSLGEFSALVAAGALSFEDGLRLVYARAMAMQKACEQAPGTMAAIVGLEDAVVEEVCQKVSQSGCVVVAANYNCPGQLVISGSEEAIDQACQQLKAAGAKRALPLKVGGAFHSPLMQPAKDELQAAIEATTFATPRCAIYQNVDGKAHTQAEEIKANLIAQLTSSVRWTSCVQNMIADGADDFTECGPGKALQGMIGRIDKNVVAHGI comes from the coding sequence ATGAAAGCATACGTATTCCCCGGACAAGGGGCACAGTTTGTAGGTATGGGAAAAGATCTGTATGAGAATTATCCCCTGGCAAAAGAACTTTTCGATAAAGCCAACGACATTTTGGGCTATAGCATCACGAACATCATGTTCGACGGAACCGACGAACAGCTCCGGGAAACTAAAATCACCCAGCCTGCCGTCTTCCTACATAGCGTCATCTCGGCCTTGTGTCTGGGTCAGGCGTTCAAACCCGATATGGTGGCAGGACATTCACTGGGCGAGTTTTCCGCCTTAGTGGCAGCCGGTGCGCTGAGTTTTGAAGACGGTCTACGTCTGGTCTATGCCCGTGCGATGGCTATGCAGAAGGCCTGCGAACAGGCCCCGGGCACGATGGCCGCCATCGTGGGTCTAGAGGATGCCGTGGTGGAAGAAGTCTGCCAGAAAGTGAGCCAATCCGGATGCGTGGTGGTAGCTGCCAACTACAATTGCCCCGGTCAGCTCGTCATCTCGGGTAGCGAAGAAGCCATTGACCAGGCCTGTCAGCAGTTGAAAGCTGCAGGAGCTAAACGAGCCCTTCCGCTAAAAGTGGGTGGTGCGTTCCACTCTCCGCTCATGCAGCCGGCCAAAGACGAATTGCAAGCTGCCATCGAAGCCACCACATTTGCTACTCCCCGATGCGCCATCTATCAAAACGTAGACGGAAAGGCACACACCCAGGCCGAGGAAATCAAGGCAAACCTCATTGCACAACTTACTAGTTCGGTTCGCTGGACGTCGTGTGTGCAGAACATGATTGCCGACGGTGCTGACGACTTCACCGAGTGCGGTCCAGGAAAGGCTCTACAAGGTATGATTGGGCGAATCGACAAAAACGTGGTCGCACATGGCATCTAA
- a CDS encoding alpha-amylase family glycosyl hydrolase, translating to MIIYQVLPRIFGNRNSTCKEGGTIAENGCGKFNDFDETVLQRIRQLGITHVWYTGIIRHATQTDYTRFGIPRQHSAIVKGRAGSPYAITDYYDVDPDLAVNVDRRMQEWQELIDRTHQAGMKVIIDFVPNHVAREYHSIKRPKGVADLGENDDTRLHFSTANNFYYCWGESFQPSVCLTGEDGRTYHEQPAKATGNDRFYSHPGVNDWYETVKLNYGIDYCDAGGRSTHFYPRPDTWEKMTRILLFWAGMGIDGFRCDMVEMVPPEFWTYVVRILKEQYSELVFIGEVYNPAQYRNYLQAGFDYLYDKVGMYDTLRSILCSESSATSITHRWQSLDDINHQMLYFLENHDEQRIASDFFCGDAFKAIPALLVSALMQSNPLLIYAGQELGERGMDCEGFSGRDGRTTIFDYWMLDTLRRGYFAPDALTAPELQLRSLYRAILHIAQGEKAITQGQFFDLMYANPQSIVFNSHRHFAFLRKHEDEVLLVVANFSAEASSLEINIPAHAFNFLQIPERNVAAVDLLTGETTVFVLTRDGRLPLSVAPHHGRIYKFSTKMKEIDRPLCTHNKNEFPPAHTAEHLLNQVMIRMFGCERSTDAHIERKKSKISYTLERKPTRQEEREVERRMNELIEEDLPVTYELVDRYNLPEGIDLSRLPDDYSSVIRLVRIGHFDLCPCVGKHVRSTGQIGRFVVLGTTWDETARSFRIRFKIV from the coding sequence ATGATTATTTACCAAGTTCTACCCCGCATTTTCGGCAATCGCAACTCCACCTGCAAAGAGGGAGGAACGATTGCCGAAAACGGTTGCGGCAAGTTCAACGACTTCGACGAGACAGTACTTCAACGAATCCGCCAACTCGGCATCACCCACGTGTGGTATACCGGCATCATCCGACATGCCACCCAAACCGATTATACCCGTTTTGGCATCCCCCGCCAGCATAGTGCCATCGTAAAGGGTAGGGCAGGGTCGCCCTATGCCATCACCGACTATTACGATGTCGATCCCGACCTCGCCGTCAATGTCGACCGTCGGATGCAGGAATGGCAGGAACTTATCGATCGAACCCATCAAGCCGGGATGAAGGTGATCATCGACTTCGTGCCCAATCACGTGGCGCGTGAATATCATTCCATCAAAAGACCCAAAGGTGTGGCCGACCTTGGCGAAAACGACGACACTCGTCTGCACTTCTCTACAGCCAACAACTTCTATTATTGCTGGGGCGAATCCTTCCAGCCCTCCGTCTGCCTCACCGGCGAAGACGGACGTACCTACCACGAACAGCCCGCTAAAGCTACGGGTAACGACCGCTTCTACAGTCACCCCGGCGTGAACGACTGGTACGAGACTGTCAAGCTCAACTACGGTATCGATTATTGCGACGCCGGCGGACGTAGTACTCACTTTTATCCCAGGCCTGACACTTGGGAGAAAATGACCCGCATACTGCTCTTCTGGGCCGGAATGGGTATCGACGGTTTCCGTTGCGACATGGTAGAAATGGTTCCGCCAGAATTCTGGACCTACGTCGTGCGGATACTCAAGGAACAGTACTCTGAACTCGTCTTCATCGGCGAGGTTTATAATCCCGCACAATACCGCAACTACCTTCAGGCCGGTTTCGACTACCTTTACGACAAGGTGGGCATGTACGACACCCTACGCAGCATTCTTTGTAGCGAGAGCTCCGCCACGAGTATCACCCACCGTTGGCAGTCGCTCGACGACATCAATCACCAGATGCTCTACTTCCTCGAGAACCACGATGAGCAGCGCATTGCCAGCGATTTCTTCTGCGGCGATGCCTTCAAAGCCATTCCTGCCCTGCTTGTCTCAGCCCTCATGCAGTCCAATCCGCTACTCATTTATGCCGGACAGGAATTGGGAGAACGCGGTATGGACTGCGAAGGATTCAGCGGCAGAGACGGTCGCACCACCATCTTCGACTATTGGATGCTGGACACACTCCGCCGCGGCTACTTTGCTCCCGACGCCCTCACCGCCCCCGAGCTTCAACTCCGTTCCCTCTATCGCGCCATCTTGCACATCGCCCAGGGCGAGAAAGCCATCACGCAGGGACAGTTCTTCGACCTGATGTACGCCAATCCACAATCCATCGTCTTCAATTCCCACCGTCACTTCGCCTTCCTGCGCAAACATGAAGATGAAGTGTTGCTCGTCGTGGCTAACTTCTCTGCCGAGGCCTCTTCCCTCGAAATAAATATCCCTGCACACGCCTTCAACTTCCTGCAAATACCCGAACGAAACGTTGCTGCGGTAGATCTGCTCACAGGCGAGACCACCGTCTTTGTACTCACCCGCGACGGTAGGCTGCCTCTTTCAGTCGCCCCACATCATGGTAGAATATATAAGTTCAGTACAAAGATGAAAGAAATCGACCGTCCCCTATGCACGCACAATAAAAACGAATTTCCGCCCGCACACACGGCCGAACATCTCCTCAATCAGGTGATGATAAGAATGTTTGGCTGTGAGCGGTCCACCGATGCACATATCGAGCGTAAGAAGAGCAAAATCAGCTATACCCTCGAACGCAAACCCACACGGCAGGAAGAAAGAGAGGTGGAACGGCGGATGAATGAACTGATTGAAGAGGACTTGCCTGTGACCTACGAGCTGGTTGATCGATACAACCTGCCCGAAGGTATCGACCTCTCCCGTCTGCCCGACGACTATTCCAGCGTTATCCGTCTCGTTCGCATCGGGCACTTCGACCTCTGTCCCTGCGTTGGCAAGCACGTCCGCTCAACGGGTCAGATAGGTCGATTCGTCGTCCTGGGCACCACTTGGGATGAAACGGCTCGCTCTTTCCGCATCCGTTTTAAAATTGTTTAG
- a CDS encoding 30S ribosomal protein S16, with protein MATKIRLQRGGRKGYAFYGIVIADARAPRDGKFTEKIGTYNPNTNPATVDLNFERALYWVECGAQPTDTVRNILQHEGVYLMKHLRGGVKKGAFDDATAVKKFQEWKADRQKGTDAVRENEAKAKKDLAAKRLEEEKSINAAIAKKNAEKKAAEAAAKAEAEAEKAAEAAAENTEAAAETEAPATEAPAEAPAEA; from the coding sequence ATGGCAACAAAAATCAGATTACAGCGCGGCGGTCGTAAAGGATATGCTTTCTACGGCATCGTCATCGCCGACGCAAGAGCACCACGTGATGGTAAATTTACTGAGAAGATTGGTACGTACAACCCCAACACCAATCCGGCTACTGTAGATTTGAATTTCGAGCGAGCACTCTACTGGGTGGAATGCGGAGCGCAACCCACTGACACCGTACGCAACATTCTTCAGCACGAAGGTGTCTATTTGATGAAACATCTTCGCGGAGGTGTGAAGAAAGGTGCTTTTGACGACGCAACGGCCGTGAAGAAGTTCCAAGAATGGAAAGCCGACCGTCAAAAAGGTACCGATGCCGTGCGTGAGAACGAGGCAAAAGCCAAGAAAGATCTCGCTGCTAAAAGACTGGAAGAGGAAAAGAGCATCAATGCCGCCATCGCAAAGAAGAACGCAGAGAAGAAAGCTGCCGAGGCCGCAGCAAAGGCTGAAGCCGAAGCTGAAAAGGCTGCCGAGGCTGCTGCAGAAAACACAGAGGCCGCTGCTGAGACCGAGGCTCCCGCAACGGAAGCTCCAGCAGAAGCTCCCGCAGAGGCTTAA
- a CDS encoding DNA-binding response regulator, producing MEKIILADNQAITQAGLIYIGREWSDVEWKQTADKTSLIEALQSEPQSVVILDYTLFDLNDVDELLILAQRFPQVQWLLFSDDLSADFLKRLLGSSHRFGVLLKDASLTEIREAIRCLLVHERYIGRRIAELLLSPISPVEFVPLTKTEVEILKDIALGMTTKEIAEKRFSSFHTVNTHRKNIFRKLTVNNVHEATKYALRAGLVDSAEYYI from the coding sequence ATGGAGAAAATCATTTTGGCAGACAACCAAGCCATTACGCAAGCAGGATTGATATATATCGGTCGTGAGTGGTCGGATGTAGAGTGGAAACAAACCGCCGACAAGACCAGCTTGATAGAGGCTTTGCAGAGTGAACCCCAATCGGTAGTCATTCTCGACTACACCCTGTTCGACCTCAATGATGTTGACGAACTTCTTATTCTCGCTCAGAGATTCCCACAAGTGCAGTGGCTGCTTTTCAGCGACGACCTCAGTGCCGATTTTCTAAAAAGACTTCTGGGCAGCAGTCATCGTTTTGGTGTTCTGCTCAAAGATGCCTCTCTGACAGAGATTCGCGAAGCCATCCGCTGTCTGCTTGTGCATGAGCGTTACATCGGTCGGCGAATTGCCGAACTGCTCCTCTCGCCTATCTCGCCCGTCGAGTTCGTTCCGCTCACCAAGACCGAAGTCGAAATTCTCAAAGACATTGCCCTGGGGATGACGACAAAAGAGATTGCCGAGAAGCGTTTTTCCAGCTTTCACACGGTCAACACGCACCGGAAAAATATCTTTCGAAAGCTTACCGTCAACAATGTGCACGAGGCCACGAAGTATGCTTTACGTGCCGGACTCGTCGATTCGGCCGAGTATTATATCTAA
- a CDS encoding S9 family peptidase: MRKLLWFCWALCLSSLTAMAADRLDLKGVTDGSFSPSYLSGITPIEGTELYARISDDGKRIVRYSFKTGKEVDVMFDVDNTQGEKIASFDGYILSPDGTRMLIRTKTEKIYRRSYKAVYYIYTIASRKLQPLSDGGPQQVPTWSADGRQVAFVRDNNIFLVKLLYDNAESQVTKDGRPNEIINGLPDWVNEEEFAFNSALVFNADGTMLCWVRYDESRVKTYSLQMFRGQKPELEANALYPGSYSYKYPKAGQENAIPSVWSFDIKSRQTRKLNVPLPAEGYIPRIKSTADADKIVVYTMNRHQDELGIYTVNPRSTVAQLLVKEKADRYIKDEVVEGVTIYRNAILVPSDRDGFMRLYLYDLTGRLLRTIGEGNCDITQVYGYDEQTGDVFYQAAAPTPRDRQVFVSRKTGKTELLTTQTGWNKALFSADLKYFINTWSDCRTPYVFTLRDSRGRTLATLLDNARLQKKYEEHALPSPEFFSFTTPDGVKLDGWMVKPAQFDPSKKYPVILFQYSGPGSQQVVNSWAIGSMGQGALFDRYLAQEGFIVACVDGRGTGARGAEFEKSVYLRLGQLESKDQVSAARYFASLPYVDARRIGIWGWSFGGFNTLMSMSTGDGVFRAGVAVAPPTSFRFYDTIYTERYMRTPNENAHGYDDNPISRADRLQGALLLCHGLADDNVHPQNAFEYSESLVQADKDFRQLFYTNRNHSIYGGNTRHHLLQQITRFFQHELQEK, translated from the coding sequence ATGAGAAAGCTATTATGGTTTTGTTGGGCTTTGTGCCTGTCATCGTTGACGGCGATGGCGGCAGATAGATTGGACCTAAAGGGAGTGACTGACGGCAGTTTCTCCCCCTCGTACCTCAGCGGTATCACTCCCATTGAGGGTACAGAACTCTACGCACGAATCAGCGACGATGGCAAACGCATCGTTCGTTACTCGTTCAAAACGGGAAAAGAGGTGGACGTGATGTTCGACGTGGACAACACACAGGGCGAAAAAATTGCCTCGTTCGATGGGTATATCCTCTCGCCCGATGGTACACGAATGCTCATCCGCACAAAGACAGAGAAGATTTATCGCCGTTCTTACAAAGCGGTGTATTACATCTATACAATTGCTTCACGCAAGTTGCAGCCTCTGTCGGACGGCGGTCCGCAGCAAGTTCCTACCTGGTCGGCCGACGGACGGCAGGTGGCTTTCGTGCGAGACAATAATATCTTTCTCGTCAAACTGCTTTACGACAATGCCGAAAGCCAGGTGACGAAAGACGGACGACCCAATGAGATCATCAATGGACTGCCCGACTGGGTAAACGAAGAGGAGTTTGCCTTTAACAGTGCTTTGGTTTTCAATGCCGACGGAACGATGCTCTGTTGGGTGCGTTACGACGAATCGCGCGTGAAAACCTACTCGCTGCAAATGTTTCGGGGACAGAAACCCGAACTGGAAGCCAACGCACTCTATCCCGGTTCCTACTCGTACAAATATCCGAAGGCAGGCCAGGAGAATGCAATACCATCGGTGTGGAGCTTCGACATCAAATCGCGCCAGACGCGAAAACTGAATGTCCCCCTCCCCGCAGAGGGCTATATCCCGCGTATCAAGTCTACCGCCGATGCTGATAAAATCGTGGTTTACACGATGAATCGCCATCAAGACGAGTTGGGAATCTACACCGTCAATCCGCGCAGCACCGTAGCACAGCTCTTAGTAAAAGAGAAAGCTGACCGATATATCAAGGACGAGGTGGTGGAAGGTGTGACCATCTATCGCAACGCTATTCTCGTTCCGAGCGACCGCGATGGCTTTATGCGACTCTATCTCTACGACCTCACTGGCCGATTGCTCCGGACCATCGGCGAGGGCAACTGCGATATAACGCAAGTTTACGGATATGATGAGCAAACGGGTGATGTCTTCTACCAAGCCGCGGCTCCCACTCCGCGCGACCGACAGGTGTTCGTCTCCCGCAAAACCGGAAAAACCGAGTTGCTCACCACCCAGACGGGATGGAATAAAGCTCTCTTTTCGGCCGACTTGAAATACTTTATCAATACCTGGAGCGACTGCCGAACGCCCTACGTCTTCACCCTGCGCGACAGTAGAGGCCGAACGCTTGCCACGTTACTTGACAACGCTCGCCTGCAAAAGAAATACGAGGAGCATGCCTTACCCTCGCCCGAATTCTTCTCTTTCACCACACCCGATGGTGTGAAACTCGATGGATGGATGGTGAAGCCCGCACAGTTCGACCCATCGAAGAAATATCCCGTCATCCTCTTTCAGTACAGCGGACCGGGCAGTCAGCAGGTGGTCAATTCTTGGGCGATAGGTTCAATGGGCCAAGGGGCTCTCTTCGATCGCTATTTGGCACAAGAAGGTTTTATTGTGGCTTGTGTAGACGGACGCGGAACCGGGGCACGCGGAGCCGAATTCGAGAAGTCGGTCTATCTGCGATTGGGTCAGCTCGAATCGAAAGATCAAGTCTCTGCCGCCCGTTATTTTGCTTCGCTGCCCTATGTTGACGCTCGCCGCATCGGCATTTGGGGGTGGAGTTTCGGCGGATTCAATACCCTGATGAGTATGAGTACGGGCGATGGCGTCTTCCGCGCCGGTGTAGCAGTGGCTCCACCTACATCGTTCCGCTTCTACGACACGATTTACACCGAGCGTTACATGCGCACCCCCAACGAGAACGCCCATGGTTATGACGATAATCCCATCTCGCGCGCCGACCGTTTACAGGGTGCTCTACTTCTCTGCCACGGACTGGCAGACGATAACGTTCATCCTCAGAATGCCTTTGAATACAGCGAATCGCTCGTGCAGGCTGACAAAGATTTCCGTCAACTCTTTTACACCAACCGCAACCATAGCATCTATGGTGGCAACACGCGCCATCATCTCTTGCAGCAGATTACTCGCTTCTTTCAACACGAACTGCAAGAAAAATAA